Proteins found in one Micromonospora sp. WMMD1082 genomic segment:
- a CDS encoding methyltransferase domain-containing protein has translation MRAAGTGLPRNDPRQYDDLAGEWWRPDGAFAMLHWLARARAALVPPAARPGALLVDLGCGAGLLAPHLVGKGYRHVGVDLTRSALAQAVAHGVLVVNGDATAVPLADGCADVVAAGELLEHVPDWRAAVAEACRLLRPGGLLVLDTLNDTALCRLIAVHIAERLPTVPRGIHDPRLFVDDRELVAECGRHGVDLRVRGIRPGVPGLLRWLARQVGGAGTPDVRPPRIVPTGSTAVLYQGRGVRGG, from the coding sequence ATGCGTGCTGCCGGCACCGGCCTGCCCCGCAACGATCCGCGCCAGTACGACGACCTGGCCGGCGAATGGTGGCGGCCGGATGGCGCGTTCGCCATGCTGCATTGGCTCGCGCGGGCGCGGGCCGCGCTGGTGCCGCCGGCGGCCCGGCCCGGTGCGCTCCTGGTCGACCTGGGCTGTGGCGCGGGGCTGCTCGCACCGCACCTGGTCGGCAAGGGCTACCGGCACGTGGGGGTGGACCTCACCCGCTCGGCGCTGGCCCAGGCGGTCGCGCACGGCGTGCTCGTGGTCAACGGCGACGCCACCGCGGTGCCGCTCGCCGACGGCTGCGCCGACGTGGTCGCCGCCGGTGAGCTGTTGGAACATGTCCCGGACTGGCGCGCGGCGGTGGCCGAGGCGTGCCGCCTGCTCCGTCCCGGCGGCCTGCTGGTGCTGGACACCCTCAACGACACGGCGCTGTGCCGGCTGATCGCCGTCCACATCGCCGAGCGACTGCCCACCGTGCCGCGCGGCATCCACGATCCGCGTCTGTTCGTGGACGACCGCGAGCTGGTGGCCGAGTGCGGCCGTCACGGCGTCGACCTGCGTGTCCGGGGCATCCGGCCCGGCGTACCCGGGCTGCTGCGCTGGCTGGCCCGCCAGGTCGGTGGCGCCGGGACGCCGGACGTCCGGCCGCCGCGCATCGTGCCGACCGGGTCGACGGCCGTGCTCTACCAGGGCCGCGGGGTACGCGGCGGATAG
- a CDS encoding UbiA family prenyltransferase — protein MATSVARLPGNDQTSVMSSTVLGLVRASHPEPTAAVTTVAGLLAVGVGHPPGGVVAVALTVAASQFTVGWTNDLLDADRDAAVGRTDKPVASGTVGRRTVAVAATLAAGATVTLALTTNPVAALWATVALASALLYNWPLKSTPVSVLPYAISFGALPAFVVLALPGAPPPPVWLVAAGALIGAGAHFANVLPDFADDAHTGVHGLPHRLGPAGSRAAAVGLLTAATVTLVLGPPGPPSGTGLAAVAAAVVIFLLAWYAGRPTGRAGDRPVAAFRAVMLVALIDVVLLVTSGRLV, from the coding sequence ATGGCAACGAGCGTGGCACGACTCCCCGGTAACGACCAGACTTCCGTTATGTCGTCGACGGTGTTAGGGCTGGTCAGAGCGAGCCATCCGGAGCCGACCGCGGCGGTCACCACAGTGGCCGGTCTGCTCGCGGTCGGTGTCGGGCATCCACCTGGCGGGGTGGTCGCGGTGGCGCTCACCGTGGCGGCCAGCCAGTTCACGGTCGGGTGGACCAACGATCTGCTCGACGCCGACCGCGACGCCGCGGTCGGGCGTACCGACAAGCCGGTGGCGTCGGGGACGGTCGGTCGGCGCACCGTCGCCGTGGCCGCGACCCTGGCCGCCGGCGCCACCGTGACACTGGCCCTGACCACCAACCCGGTGGCGGCGCTCTGGGCCACCGTCGCCCTGGCCTCGGCCCTGCTGTACAACTGGCCGCTGAAGTCGACCCCGGTCTCGGTGCTGCCGTACGCGATCTCCTTCGGTGCGCTGCCCGCCTTCGTGGTGCTGGCGCTGCCCGGCGCCCCGCCGCCGCCGGTGTGGCTGGTGGCCGCCGGGGCGCTGATCGGCGCGGGCGCGCACTTCGCCAACGTGCTGCCCGACTTCGCCGACGACGCGCACACCGGGGTCCACGGGCTACCGCACCGGCTGGGCCCGGCGGGCAGCCGGGCCGCCGCCGTCGGGCTGCTGACCGCGGCGACCGTCACGCTGGTGCTGGGGCCGCCCGGGCCGCCGTCGGGAACCGGACTCGCGGCGGTCGCGGCCGCCGTCGTGATCTTCCTGCTGGCCTGGTACGCGGGGCGGCCCACCGGCCGGGCCGGTGACCGCCCGGTGGCCGCCTTCCGGGCGGTGATGCTGGTGGCCCTGATCGACGTCGTGCTGCTGGTCACGAGCGGCCGGCTGGTGTGA
- the radA gene encoding DNA repair protein RadA, whose translation MSISRSTPSRASGGGRGRAAAREPRPAYECDACGHQPPKWVGRCPECGEWGSVVECTISGPTVSGRVVSSRMPAEPARPIATISAAPARARPTGVSELDRVLGGGLVPGAVVLLAGEPGVGKSTLLLDVAQQWATGAGSPSLVVSGEESVSQVRLRAERMGTLHDQLYLAAESDLAAVLGHLDAVKPGLLVLDSVQTISTTGTEGVPGGVTQVRAVTAALVAVAKERGVATVLVGHVTKDGQVAGPRVLEHLVDVVLHFEGDKHSSLRLVRGVKNRFGAADEVGCFEMHEGGISSLADPSGLFLTRYSEPVPGTCVTVAMEGRRALVTEVQALIGATVAGSPRRTVSGLDSARLAMVLAVLQRRTERLTLHDREVFAATVGGIRVVEPAADLAVALAVASGGLNLAIAPHLVAIGEVGLTGEVRRVGAVPRRLAEAARLGFRLALVPPGCGPASTGAGPEQMRVIEVTDVRSALQAAARASAE comes from the coding sequence GTGAGCATCTCCCGATCTACGCCGTCCCGGGCATCCGGCGGCGGGCGGGGCCGGGCCGCCGCCCGCGAGCCCCGTCCCGCCTACGAGTGCGACGCCTGCGGCCACCAGCCACCGAAGTGGGTCGGGCGCTGCCCGGAGTGCGGCGAGTGGGGTTCCGTGGTCGAGTGCACGATCAGCGGCCCGACCGTCTCCGGGCGGGTGGTCAGTTCCCGGATGCCCGCCGAGCCGGCCCGGCCCATCGCCACCATCAGCGCCGCGCCGGCCCGGGCCCGGCCGACCGGCGTCAGCGAACTCGACCGGGTCCTCGGTGGCGGTCTGGTTCCCGGAGCGGTGGTGCTGCTCGCCGGGGAGCCGGGGGTCGGCAAGTCGACCCTGCTGCTCGACGTGGCCCAGCAGTGGGCCACCGGGGCCGGCAGCCCGTCACTGGTGGTCAGCGGCGAGGAGTCGGTCAGCCAGGTGCGGTTGCGCGCCGAGCGCATGGGCACCCTGCACGACCAGCTCTACCTGGCCGCCGAGAGCGACCTCGCGGCGGTGCTCGGACATCTCGACGCCGTCAAGCCCGGCCTGCTCGTCCTCGACTCGGTGCAGACCATCTCCACCACCGGCACCGAGGGGGTGCCCGGCGGGGTGACCCAGGTCCGGGCGGTCACCGCCGCCCTCGTCGCCGTGGCCAAGGAGCGCGGCGTCGCCACCGTGCTGGTCGGCCACGTCACCAAGGACGGCCAGGTCGCCGGCCCTCGGGTGCTGGAGCACCTGGTCGACGTGGTGCTGCACTTCGAGGGCGACAAGCACTCGTCGCTGCGGCTGGTGCGTGGCGTCAAGAACCGCTTCGGCGCCGCCGACGAGGTCGGCTGCTTCGAGATGCACGAGGGGGGCATCAGCAGCCTCGCCGACCCGTCCGGGCTGTTCCTGACCCGTTACTCCGAGCCGGTGCCGGGCACCTGTGTGACGGTGGCGATGGAGGGGCGCCGGGCGCTGGTCACCGAGGTGCAGGCGCTGATCGGCGCCACGGTGGCCGGCTCGCCCCGGCGTACGGTCTCCGGGCTGGACTCGGCTCGGCTGGCGATGGTGCTGGCGGTGCTCCAACGCCGTACCGAACGTCTCACCCTGCACGACCGGGAGGTCTTCGCGGCCACCGTCGGCGGCATCCGCGTGGTGGAGCCGGCGGCCGACCTCGCGGTCGCTCTCGCGGTCGCCTCCGGCGGGCTCAACCTGGCGATCGCACCGCACCTGGTGGCGATCGGCGAGGTCGGTCTGACCGGCGAGGTGCGCCGGGTGGGAGCGGTGCCGCGTCGGCTGGCCGAGGCGGCCCGGCTCGGCTTCCGGCTGGCCCTGGTGCCCCCTGGCTGCGGGCCCGCGAGCACCGGTGCCGGTCCCGAGCAGATGCGGGTGATCGAGGTCACCGACGTCCGTTCGGCGTTGCAGGCGGCGGCCCGGGCGTCGGCGGAGTGA
- the disA gene encoding DNA integrity scanning diadenylate cyclase DisA — protein sequence MPIDRDTAKPAGATPHARTGAVGSPARPISVSVTGGGSAGDPLRANLALMAPGTALRDGLERILRGRTGALIVLGYDKVVEGLCTGGFPLDVEFSATRVRELCKMDGAVVLSSDGTRIVRAAVHLMPDPTIPTEESGTRHRTAERVARQTGYPVISVSQSMRIISLYVNGQRHVLDDSAAILSRANQALATLERYKLRLDEVSGTLSALEIEDLVTVRDAVAVVQRLEMVRRIADEIAGYVVELGTDGRLLALQLDELMAGVDADRTLVIRDYLPTGRKSRTLDEALVELDLLSATELIDLVSVAKAIGYPAASDALDAAVSPRGFRLLAKVPRLPVAVVDRLVLHFGSLQRLLGATVEDLQAVEGVGDARARGVREGLSRLAEASILERYV from the coding sequence GTGCCGATCGACCGCGATACCGCCAAGCCTGCCGGCGCGACACCCCACGCCCGCACCGGCGCCGTGGGCTCGCCCGCCCGCCCGATCAGCGTGAGCGTGACCGGGGGCGGCAGCGCCGGTGATCCGCTGCGCGCCAATCTGGCGCTGATGGCACCGGGCACCGCGCTGCGCGACGGTCTCGAGCGCATCCTGCGCGGCCGGACGGGTGCCTTGATCGTCCTCGGCTACGACAAGGTGGTCGAGGGCCTGTGCACCGGCGGTTTCCCGCTGGATGTCGAGTTCTCCGCGACCCGGGTCCGCGAGCTGTGCAAGATGGACGGTGCGGTCGTGCTCTCCAGCGACGGCACCCGGATCGTCCGGGCGGCTGTGCACCTGATGCCCGACCCGACCATCCCGACCGAGGAATCGGGCACCCGGCACCGCACCGCGGAGCGGGTCGCCCGGCAGACCGGATACCCCGTGATCTCGGTCAGCCAGTCCATGCGGATCATCAGCCTCTACGTCAACGGCCAGCGGCACGTGCTGGACGACTCGGCGGCGATCCTCTCCCGGGCGAACCAGGCGCTGGCCACCCTGGAGCGGTACAAGCTCCGGCTGGACGAGGTCTCCGGCACCCTCTCCGCCCTGGAGATCGAGGATCTGGTCACCGTACGTGACGCGGTGGCCGTGGTGCAGCGGCTGGAGATGGTCCGCCGGATCGCCGACGAGATCGCCGGCTACGTGGTCGAGCTGGGCACCGACGGTCGCCTGCTCGCCCTCCAGTTGGACGAACTGATGGCCGGTGTCGACGCCGACCGCACCCTGGTCATCCGGGACTACCTGCCCACCGGCCGCAAGTCCCGCACCCTCGACGAGGCGCTGGTCGAGCTGGATCTGCTCAGCGCGACCGAGCTGATCGACCTGGTCTCGGTCGCCAAGGCGATCGGCTATCCGGCCGCCTCGGACGCGCTGGACGCGGCGGTCAGCCCGCGCGGGTTCCGGCTGCTGGCCAAGGTGCCCCGGCTTCCGGTGGCCGTGGTGGACCGGCTGGTGCTGCACTTCGGCAGTCTCCAACGGTTGCTGGGCGCGACGGTGGAGGATCTCCAGGCGGTCGAGGGCGTCGGCGACGCCCGGGCCCGGGGCGTGCGCGAGGGTCTGTCCCGGCTGGCCGAGGCATCCATCCTGGAACGCTACGTCTGA